A genomic window from Bombus pyrosoma isolate SC7728 linkage group LG8, ASM1482585v1, whole genome shotgun sequence includes:
- the LOC122569991 gene encoding interaptin-like isoform X1 has product MSSAGTRCNSAAQKSRTLTSQSGRSSIAGDSISNTTEDASTSNKSQSNSARRTPGKSSVSPISHKRPTSSLPAGSTLRPENQYAVKKKRYLLLKKELTDKQKTAQDLYNEMSQLREKLITSGAKDPGKIETLKLEVGSSKHFPATETSYNETANVHAEKLSVGKEMLESLEDRLREIPKKLRNLCQELLDKQSIFVAFVTSQLIKASSEGNDPDHTNSEVTMQLEIHQRDYDALRSHMNEIQEIEEKSIAELTRNVQHLIDEYEHSRAKIKETNAAEAQRELQTQLNATMEELQTEKEKNNQNKERLRQTESQLQKARTKIREMETHMANDKEKIQQLQGNVKTIEGQMKQKDLAIEGRMKDMQKTMRNSEDLVAKVEKQRDSFEARLVELKEKMNSKENEAINTIKELSERLKAVTTDLGIEKEKRQQVKDAFTELEERYKNLEEKSKQLCELAEKNKDFAITEGSHTENEVRLFNELQATRNELEAQRQMMLQLQQEKEEIIAVMHQAACREEEEDSREKLAAELVFKSNEVQKLTMQYSELKKVAKNAQEKNGILERQLMEIQTRLHSQSMEGGKAGLSAHAIELQQQVSDLRNNLAEVIQQKEELETVLTQKQLELEQRDRVMREQSKFLKVRDELLDILKGKAQQENGELSTNDDNNEYLEQIHKQVAAKTEAIQGLYTTLENKQLQIMRLEKMVKLMEDHQDRAQAQRTRLENRIAQLELALQRNKEQRGKGFGIL; this is encoded by the exons ATGTCAAGCGCAGGGACTAGGTGTAACTCCGCAGCTCAAAAAAGTAGAACTCTGACCAGTCAGTCAGGACGTAGTTCGATCGCT GGAGATTCCATAAGTAATACCACGGAAGATGCTTCCACCAGTAATAAATCGCAGAGTAATTCCGCTCGACGTACGCCAGGAAAATCATCAGTCAGTCCAATTTCACACAAGAGGCCCACATCCAGTCTGCCAGCTGGATCGACGCTTAGACCCGAAAATCAATAtgcagtgaaaaagaaacgttactTGCTACTAAAGAAGGAGTTGACTGACAAACAG AAAACCGCGCAAGATCTATACAACGAGATGTCTCAGCTCCGTGAGAAACTAATCACCAGTGGTGCCAAAGATCCGGGCAAAATAGAAACTCTGAAACTGGAGGTTGGATCGAGCAAACATTTTCCAGCAACTGAAACAAGTTACAACGAGACAGCAAACGTTCACGCCGAGAAACTCTCCGTCGGCAAAGAAATGCTGGAATCCTTGGAGGATCGATTGCGGGAGATCCCGAAGAAGTTGCGGAACCTTTGCCAGGAACTGTTGGACAAACAGTCGATCTTCGTGGCTTTCGTGACGTCGCAACTGATCAAAGCCAGCTCAGAAGGGAACGACCCGGATCACACGAACTCGGAAGTGACCATGCAGCTCGAGATTCACCAAAGAGATTACGACGCTCTTAGGTCGCATATGAACGAAATACAGGAGATCGAGGAGAAGTCGATCGCCGAGTTAACGAGGAACGTGCAGCATTTAATCGACGAGTACGAGCATTCCAGGGCGAAGATAAAGGAGACGAACGCGGCGGAAGCGCAGAGAGAACTGCAAACGCAATTAAATGCTACGATGGAGGAGCTGCAgacggaaaaagagaagaataacCAAAACAAAGAACGTCTTCGACAGACTGAGTCGCAATTGCAGAAAGCACGTACGAAGATCAGGGAGATGGAGACGCACATGGCAAACGATAAGGAAAAGATTCAGCAGCTGCAGGGCAACGTGAAGACCATAGAAGGTCAAATGAAGCAGAAGGATTTGGCGATAGAGGGTAGGATGAAAGACATGCAGAAGACGATGAGGAACAGCGAAGATTTGGTCGCTAAGGTGGAGAAGCAGAGGGATAGCTTCGAAGCACG GTTGGTGGAGCTTAAAGAGAAGATGAATAGCAAGGAAAACGAAGCGATAAATACTATCAAGGAACTATCCGAAAGGCTGAAAGCGGTTACTACTGATCTTGGGATCGAAAAGGAGAAGAG GCAACAAGTAAAAGACGCGTTCACAGAATTAGAGGAACGATACAAGAATCTCGAGGAGAAGAGCAAACAATTGTGCGAGCTCGCGGAGAAGAATAAAGATTTCGCTATTACAG AGGGTAGTCATACAGAGAACGAAGTACGCCTGTTCAACGAGTTGCAGGCAACCAGAAACGAATTGGAAGCGCAGAGGCAGATGATGTTGCAGCTGCagcaagagaaagaggaaatcaTTGCAGTGATGCATCAAGCGGCC TGTCGCGAGGAGGAGGAAGATTCGAGGGAGAAATTGGCTGCGGAATTAGTGTTCAAATCCAACGAAGTCCAGAAGCTGACGATGCAGTATTCGGAACTGAAAAAGGTTGCAAAAAACGC CCAAGAAAAAAATGGGATCTTAGAAAGGCAGTTGATGGAGATTCAAACTCGGCTGCATTCTCAGTCCATGGAGGGTGGAAAAGCTGGGTTAAGCGCTCATGCGATTGAGCTTCAACAACAGGTCTCCGATCTTCGCAACAATTTAGCAGAAGTAATTCAGCAAAAGGAGGAGCTAGAAACTGTATTGACTCAGAAGCAATTGGAGTTGGAGCAGCGTGACCGTGTGATGCGTGAGCAGAGCAAGTTTCTTAAAGTCAGAGACGAGTTGCTTGATATTTTGAAAGGGAAGGCACAACAGGAGAATGGAGAATTATCGACTAACGATGATAACAATGAATATCTCGAGCAG ATTCACAAACAGGTAGCTGCCAAAACGGAGGCAATCCAGGGGTTGTATACGACTTTGGAAAACAAGCAGTTACAGATTATGCGTCTGGAGAAGATGGTGAAGCTAATGGAGGATCACCAAGATCGAGCTCAAGCTCAACGTACGCGTTTAGAGAATCGCATTGCTCAACTAGAACTGGCTTTGCAAAGGAATAAGGAACAGCG GGGTAAGGGCTTCGGCATCCTGTAA
- the LOC122569997 gene encoding splicing factor YJU2 isoform X2, giving the protein MQNLRFYIKCTRCLQEISFKTDPKNTDYEIEAGATRNFMALKLAEEQAQREEDEEKEEEATNPMKLLEKRTLQSKQELELLESLEELKDLNRRQQTIDYDQMLEQFDTDAAKQRTEKEQEEYDEECVKAIFGKKIIVEEEIVELDESDSSEPAKKVMKRSKSKTENNKFQSTTDEEKPKETQRIKTSETSLWSENTPSSSNRKSLLGIVKRKTNLVNTKVNSNTAVASTNKEETQTVARKETDVSIEESKNPNKNTSESMHKPTNNNGLSLLGAYSGSSDNDSD; this is encoded by the exons ATGCAAAACTTGCG gttttacataaaatgtacTAGATGCCTGcaagaaataagttttaaaACAGATCCCAAGAATACGGATTATGAGATTGAAGCAGGTGCAACCAGAAATTTTATGGCCTTAAAATTGGCGGAAGAACAGGCGCAGAGAgaggaagatgaagaaaaagaggaagaagctACCAATCCGATGAAACTcttagaaaaaagaacattgCAATCAAAACAAGAATTGGAATTGTTAGAATCTTTAGAGGAATTGAAAGACTTGAATCGTAGACAACAAACTATCGATTATGATCAAATGTTAGAACAATTTGATACAGACGCAGCCAAGCaaagaacagagaaagagCAAGAAGAATATGACGAAGAGTGTGTTAAAGCgatatttggtaaaaaaattatcgtagaagaagaaattgtgGAATTAGATGAAAGCGATAGCAGTGAACCAGCAAAAAAGGTAATgaaaagaagtaaaagtaaaactgaaaataataagtTTCAATCTACAACAGACGAAGAAAAG ccTAAGGAAACTCAAAGAATAAAGACATCTGAAACATCATTGTGGTCTGAAAATACACCGTCATCGTCAAATAGAAAAAGTTTGCTAGGCatagttaaaagaaaaacaaatttagtAAATACCAAAGTAAATTCAAACACTGCAGTTGCTAGTACCAATAAGGAAGAAACGCAGACTGTAGCAAGAAAAGAAACTGATGTTTCtatagaagaaagtaaaaatccaaataaaaatacgtcTGAAAGTATGCATAAGCCGACAAACAATAATGGTCTGTCTTTATTGGGTGCATATTCTGGCAGCAGTGATAATGACAGTGATTAA
- the LOC122569991 gene encoding interaptin-like isoform X2, whose product MSQLREKLITSGAKDPGKIETLKLEVGSSKHFPATETSYNETANVHAEKLSVGKEMLESLEDRLREIPKKLRNLCQELLDKQSIFVAFVTSQLIKASSEGNDPDHTNSEVTMQLEIHQRDYDALRSHMNEIQEIEEKSIAELTRNVQHLIDEYEHSRAKIKETNAAEAQRELQTQLNATMEELQTEKEKNNQNKERLRQTESQLQKARTKIREMETHMANDKEKIQQLQGNVKTIEGQMKQKDLAIEGRMKDMQKTMRNSEDLVAKVEKQRDSFEARLVELKEKMNSKENEAINTIKELSERLKAVTTDLGIEKEKRQQVKDAFTELEERYKNLEEKSKQLCELAEKNKDFAITEGSHTENEVRLFNELQATRNELEAQRQMMLQLQQEKEEIIAVMHQAACREEEEDSREKLAAELVFKSNEVQKLTMQYSELKKVAKNAQEKNGILERQLMEIQTRLHSQSMEGGKAGLSAHAIELQQQVSDLRNNLAEVIQQKEELETVLTQKQLELEQRDRVMREQSKFLKVRDELLDILKGKAQQENGELSTNDDNNEYLEQIHKQVAAKTEAIQGLYTTLENKQLQIMRLEKMVKLMEDHQDRAQAQRTRLENRIAQLELALQRNKEQRGKGFGIL is encoded by the exons ATGTCTCAGCTCCGTGAGAAACTAATCACCAGTGGTGCCAAAGATCCGGGCAAAATAGAAACTCTGAAACTGGAGGTTGGATCGAGCAAACATTTTCCAGCAACTGAAACAAGTTACAACGAGACAGCAAACGTTCACGCCGAGAAACTCTCCGTCGGCAAAGAAATGCTGGAATCCTTGGAGGATCGATTGCGGGAGATCCCGAAGAAGTTGCGGAACCTTTGCCAGGAACTGTTGGACAAACAGTCGATCTTCGTGGCTTTCGTGACGTCGCAACTGATCAAAGCCAGCTCAGAAGGGAACGACCCGGATCACACGAACTCGGAAGTGACCATGCAGCTCGAGATTCACCAAAGAGATTACGACGCTCTTAGGTCGCATATGAACGAAATACAGGAGATCGAGGAGAAGTCGATCGCCGAGTTAACGAGGAACGTGCAGCATTTAATCGACGAGTACGAGCATTCCAGGGCGAAGATAAAGGAGACGAACGCGGCGGAAGCGCAGAGAGAACTGCAAACGCAATTAAATGCTACGATGGAGGAGCTGCAgacggaaaaagagaagaataacCAAAACAAAGAACGTCTTCGACAGACTGAGTCGCAATTGCAGAAAGCACGTACGAAGATCAGGGAGATGGAGACGCACATGGCAAACGATAAGGAAAAGATTCAGCAGCTGCAGGGCAACGTGAAGACCATAGAAGGTCAAATGAAGCAGAAGGATTTGGCGATAGAGGGTAGGATGAAAGACATGCAGAAGACGATGAGGAACAGCGAAGATTTGGTCGCTAAGGTGGAGAAGCAGAGGGATAGCTTCGAAGCACG GTTGGTGGAGCTTAAAGAGAAGATGAATAGCAAGGAAAACGAAGCGATAAATACTATCAAGGAACTATCCGAAAGGCTGAAAGCGGTTACTACTGATCTTGGGATCGAAAAGGAGAAGAG GCAACAAGTAAAAGACGCGTTCACAGAATTAGAGGAACGATACAAGAATCTCGAGGAGAAGAGCAAACAATTGTGCGAGCTCGCGGAGAAGAATAAAGATTTCGCTATTACAG AGGGTAGTCATACAGAGAACGAAGTACGCCTGTTCAACGAGTTGCAGGCAACCAGAAACGAATTGGAAGCGCAGAGGCAGATGATGTTGCAGCTGCagcaagagaaagaggaaatcaTTGCAGTGATGCATCAAGCGGCC TGTCGCGAGGAGGAGGAAGATTCGAGGGAGAAATTGGCTGCGGAATTAGTGTTCAAATCCAACGAAGTCCAGAAGCTGACGATGCAGTATTCGGAACTGAAAAAGGTTGCAAAAAACGC CCAAGAAAAAAATGGGATCTTAGAAAGGCAGTTGATGGAGATTCAAACTCGGCTGCATTCTCAGTCCATGGAGGGTGGAAAAGCTGGGTTAAGCGCTCATGCGATTGAGCTTCAACAACAGGTCTCCGATCTTCGCAACAATTTAGCAGAAGTAATTCAGCAAAAGGAGGAGCTAGAAACTGTATTGACTCAGAAGCAATTGGAGTTGGAGCAGCGTGACCGTGTGATGCGTGAGCAGAGCAAGTTTCTTAAAGTCAGAGACGAGTTGCTTGATATTTTGAAAGGGAAGGCACAACAGGAGAATGGAGAATTATCGACTAACGATGATAACAATGAATATCTCGAGCAG ATTCACAAACAGGTAGCTGCCAAAACGGAGGCAATCCAGGGGTTGTATACGACTTTGGAAAACAAGCAGTTACAGATTATGCGTCTGGAGAAGATGGTGAAGCTAATGGAGGATCACCAAGATCGAGCTCAAGCTCAACGTACGCGTTTAGAGAATCGCATTGCTCAACTAGAACTGGCTTTGCAAAGGAATAAGGAACAGCG GGGTAAGGGCTTCGGCATCCTGTAA
- the LOC122569997 gene encoding splicing factor YJU2 isoform X1, with product MSERKVLNKYYPPDFDPSKIPRMKLARNRQYTVRLMAPFNMRCKTCGEYIYKGKKFNARKEDVEGDDYLGIRIYRFYIKCTRCLQEISFKTDPKNTDYEIEAGATRNFMALKLAEEQAQREEDEEKEEEATNPMKLLEKRTLQSKQELELLESLEELKDLNRRQQTIDYDQMLEQFDTDAAKQRTEKEQEEYDEECVKAIFGKKIIVEEEIVELDESDSSEPAKKVMKRSKSKTENNKFQSTTDEEKPKETQRIKTSETSLWSENTPSSSNRKSLLGIVKRKTNLVNTKVNSNTAVASTNKEETQTVARKETDVSIEESKNPNKNTSESMHKPTNNNGLSLLGAYSGSSDNDSD from the exons ATGTCGGAGCGTAAAGTTTTAAAC aaatattatccGCCGGATTTTGATCCGTCAAAAATCCCTCGTATGAAATTAGCCCGAAATAGGCAATATACAGTTCGTTTGATGGCTCCTTTCAATATGAGATGCAAAACTTGCGGTGAATACATttacaaaggaaaaaaatttaatgctCGTAAAGAAGATGTTGAAGGTGATGATTATTTAGGAATACGAATTTACAGgttttacataaaatgtacTAGATGCCTGcaagaaataagttttaaaACAGATCCCAAGAATACGGATTATGAGATTGAAGCAGGTGCAACCAGAAATTTTATGGCCTTAAAATTGGCGGAAGAACAGGCGCAGAGAgaggaagatgaagaaaaagaggaagaagctACCAATCCGATGAAACTcttagaaaaaagaacattgCAATCAAAACAAGAATTGGAATTGTTAGAATCTTTAGAGGAATTGAAAGACTTGAATCGTAGACAACAAACTATCGATTATGATCAAATGTTAGAACAATTTGATACAGACGCAGCCAAGCaaagaacagagaaagagCAAGAAGAATATGACGAAGAGTGTGTTAAAGCgatatttggtaaaaaaattatcgtagaagaagaaattgtgGAATTAGATGAAAGCGATAGCAGTGAACCAGCAAAAAAGGTAATgaaaagaagtaaaagtaaaactgaaaataataagtTTCAATCTACAACAGACGAAGAAAAG ccTAAGGAAACTCAAAGAATAAAGACATCTGAAACATCATTGTGGTCTGAAAATACACCGTCATCGTCAAATAGAAAAAGTTTGCTAGGCatagttaaaagaaaaacaaatttagtAAATACCAAAGTAAATTCAAACACTGCAGTTGCTAGTACCAATAAGGAAGAAACGCAGACTGTAGCAAGAAAAGAAACTGATGTTTCtatagaagaaagtaaaaatccaaataaaaatacgtcTGAAAGTATGCATAAGCCGACAAACAATAATGGTCTGTCTTTATTGGGTGCATATTCTGGCAGCAGTGATAATGACAGTGATTAA